The following are from one region of the Oncorhynchus nerka isolate Pitt River linkage group LG8, Oner_Uvic_2.0, whole genome shotgun sequence genome:
- the LOC115133367 gene encoding uncharacterized protein LOC115133367 isoform X2 yields the protein MNSPRRDNKSSPVVPPRPSSEEMSNPTAHRLNKENDTSSNSQRTGMMGVMQKINPFKTTTQASSTASTATDPVSEKTVDGNVPEVKQARKEDPPKETVDQEKLPEGKQVFQNPGMFTGMMQKVNPFKSTAQTQSIHSDLSSSAGSLAENTTTERQVRQEDPSTDTVGHQVTAKLPEAKQNPGMFTGMMQKVNPFKSTAQNQDTQAVHSNLSSSADSLASTGRQVIKDDPLTDCVDHHATEKLPESKPQQNPGMFMGMVQKVNPFKSTTPIQDTQSIHSDLSSSSGSLAESNSSAGKQNPGMFKGMMQKVNPFKSTALTQETQPSYSDSSSSSDSLSDTSVFSPAENQTVWYTDNEATSSVKSGPPPPEENKKRTGTFQIRRILPGALFGNEAKNTDAQPTAQAGQVDVQTLEMAAVPVPGEGNPPDSEDVCITCTMLHYDTSELTMTFLILHYNTMTLEMAAVPVPGEGNPPDSEDREEGLMDWWQTVEGWETWKESNTFDADEGEMAVEAVADRVFMAARLFVRLFNQRGASLQQRILELLSLADAADSFHKKTVKASVGGGVASVAGSITTITGLILAPFTMGTSLIVTAVGIGVATAGGVASASANITDTVHSKTDRKKVEKMIQDYQEEMKVIKECLDFLQVGMETLEEWDFDQYVDSISKKYLNQNVKHVMKEGGRAGKALLINTESLINTVQVLNVAGGAAKAAQVMSVTTGVMSGLFLALDVFFLAKDSIELNKGAKTEFAGKIREVCKDLQNGLLELNRIKEQLQKTMDGIEVVEEEEEEEEEVYESDPEKLAQLEE from the exons ATGAATAGTCCGCGAAGGGACAACAAGTCTTCTCCAGTGGTTCCTCCCAGACCCAGCAGCGAG GAGATGAGCAACCCAACCGCACACCGCTTGAACAAAGAGAATGATACGAGCAGTAACTCAcag AGGACTGGGATGATGGGAGTCATGCAGAAAATCAACCCGTTCAAAACTACGACACAG GCCTCCTCTACAGCCAGTACAGCTACAGATCCAGTGTCAGAGAAGACTGTGGATGGAAATGTCCCTGAAGTGAAACAG gcgAGAAAAGAGGACCCTCCAAAAGAAACTGTGGATCAGGAAAAGCTACCAGAAGGCAAACAG GTCTTCCAGAACCCTGGAATGTTCACGGGAATGATGCAAAAAGTCAACCCTTTCAAatccacagcacagacacag TCGATACACAGTGATCTGTCCTCCAGTGCTGGCAGTCTGGCCGAGAACACCACAACAGAAAGACAA GTGAGGCAGGAGGATCCTTCGACAGACACTGTAGGTCACCAAGTGACAGCGAAGCTACCTGAAGCCAAGCAG AACCCTGGAATGTTCACGGGAATGATGCAGAAAGTCAACCCATTCAAGTCTACAGCACAGAATCAG GATACTCAGGCCGTACACAGCAATCTGTCTTCCAGTGCTGACAGTCTGGCTTCTACAGGAAGACAG GTGATAAAGGATGACCCTCTAACCGACTGTGTGGATCACCATGCCACAGAAAAGCTACCAGAAAGCAAACCG CAGCAGAATCCTGGAATGTTTATGGGAATGGTGCAAAAAGTCAACCCTTTCAAATCTACAACACCGATTCAG GACACCCAGTCTATACACAGTGATCTTTCCTCCAGTTCTGGCAGTCTGGCTGAGAGTAACAGTTCTGCAGGCAAACAG AACCCTGGGATGTTCAAGGGAATGATGCAGAAAGTCAACCCATTCAAATCTACAGCACTGACCCAG GAGACTCAGCCGTCATACAGCGATTCATCCTCCAGTTCTGACAGTCTGAGTGACACCAGCGTCTTCAGTCCTGCGGAGAATCAG ACCGTGTGGTACACAGACAACGAAGCAACTTCTTCAGTGAAAAGTGGACCTCCACCACCAGAAGAAAATAAGAAAAGGACTGGG ACATTCCAAATCCGAAGGATTCTCCCTGGTGCCCTGTTTGGCAATGAAGCTAAA AATACTGATGCTCAGCCCACAGCCCAGGCGGGCCAAGTGGATGTCCAGACACTGGAGATGGCTGCAGTGCCAGTACCTGGTGAAGGAAACCCACCGGACAGTGAGGATGTATGTATCACATGTACTATGTTGCATTATGATACTTCCGAACTCACCATGACATTTCTTATATTGCattataacactatgacactgGAGATGGCTGCAGTGCCAGTACCTGGTGAAGGAAACCCACCGGACAGTGAggat AGGGAGGAAGGTCTTATGGATTGGTGGCAAACAgtagagg GTTGGGAAACGTGGAAGGAGTCCAACACCTTTGACGCGGATGAAGGCGAGAT ggcagtgGAGGCGGTGGCGGACCGTGTCTTCATGGCGGCCCGTCTCTTCGTGCGTCTCTTCAACCAGCGCGGGGCCTCCTTACAGCAACGCATCCTGGAGCTCCTATCATTGGCCGACGCCGCCGACAGCTTCCACAAGAAGACTGTGAAGGCCAGCGTGGGGGGCGGAGTCGCCAGCGTTGCTGGGAGCATCACCACTATCACCGGCCTCATCTTGGCGCCGTTCACCATGGGAACGTCGCTCATCGTCACGGCGGTGGGCATCGGCGTTGCGACGGCGGGCGGGGTAGCGTCAGCCTCTGCAAATATTACCGATACGGTGCACTCCAAGACAGACAGGAAGAAGGTGGAGAAGATGATTCAGGATTACCAGGAGGAGATGAAGGTTATCAAGGAGTGTCTGGACTTTTTGCAG GTCGGTATGGAGACCCTGGAGGAGTGGGACTTTGATCAGTACGTGGACAGCATCTCTAAGAAATATCTCAACCAGAATGTCAAACACGTGATGAAGGAGGGTGGCCGGGCCGGCAAGGCATTACTAATCAACACAGAAAGTCTGATCAACACCGTGCAGGTTCTCAACGTGGCAGGCGGAGCGGCCAAGGCAGCCCAG gtgatGAGTGTCACCACAGGAGTAATGTCGGGTCTCTTCCTGGCCCTGGATGTGTTCTTCCTGGCAAAAGACTCCATCGAGCTCAACAAAGGAGCCAAGACTGAGTTCGCTGGGAAGATCAGGGAAGTGTGTAAGGATCTTCAGAATGGACTGTTGGAGCTCAACCGCATCAAAGAGCAACTGCAGAAAACTATGGATGGGATCGaggtggtggaggaagaggaggaggaggaggaggaggtgtacgAGTCTGATCCAGAGAAACTGGCCCAGTTGGAAGAATga
- the LOC115133367 gene encoding uncharacterized protein LOC115133367 isoform X4 — MLSLPIASSTASTATDPVSEKTVDGNVPEVKQNLGMFKGVTQKVNPFRSSTQARKEDPPKETVDQEKLPEGKQVFQNPGMFTGMMQKVNPFKSTAQTQSIHSDLSSSAGSLAENTTTERQVRQEDPSTDTVGHQVTAKLPEAKQNPGMFTGMMQKVNPFKSTAQNQDTQAVHSNLSSSADSLASTGRQVIKDDPLTDCVDHHATEKLPESKPQQNPGMFMGMVQKVNPFKSTTPIQDTQSIHSDLSSSSGSLAESNSSAGKQNPGMFKGMMQKVNPFKSTALTQETQPSYSDSSSSSDSLSDTSVFSPAENQTVWYTDNEATSSVKSGPPPPEENKKRTGTFQIRRILPGALFGNEAKNTDAQPTAQAGQVDVQTLEMAAVPVPGEGNPPDSEDVCITCTMLHYDTSELTMTFLILHYNTMTLEMAAVPVPGEGNPPDSEDREEGLMDWWQTVEGWETWKESNTFDADEGEMAVEAVADRVFMAARLFVRLFNQRGASLQQRILELLSLADAADSFHKKTVKASVGGGVASVAGSITTITGLILAPFTMGTSLIVTAVGIGVATAGGVASASANITDTVHSKTDRKKVEKMIQDYQEEMKVIKECLDFLQVGMETLEEWDFDQYVDSISKKYLNQNVKHVMKEGGRAGKALLINTESLINTVQVLNVAGGAAKAAQVMSVTTGVMSGLFLALDVFFLAKDSIELNKGAKTEFAGKIREVCKDLQNGLLELNRIKEQLQKTMDGIEVVEEEEEEEEEVYESDPEKLAQLEE; from the exons ATGCTCTCTCTGCCCATT GCCTCCTCTACAGCCAGTACAGCTACAGATCCAGTGTCAGAGAAGACTGTGGATGGAAATGTCCCTGAAGTGAAACAG AACCTGGGTATGTTTAAAGGAGTGACACAGAAAGTCAACCCATTCAGGTCCTCTACACAG gcgAGAAAAGAGGACCCTCCAAAAGAAACTGTGGATCAGGAAAAGCTACCAGAAGGCAAACAG GTCTTCCAGAACCCTGGAATGTTCACGGGAATGATGCAAAAAGTCAACCCTTTCAAatccacagcacagacacag TCGATACACAGTGATCTGTCCTCCAGTGCTGGCAGTCTGGCCGAGAACACCACAACAGAAAGACAA GTGAGGCAGGAGGATCCTTCGACAGACACTGTAGGTCACCAAGTGACAGCGAAGCTACCTGAAGCCAAGCAG AACCCTGGAATGTTCACGGGAATGATGCAGAAAGTCAACCCATTCAAGTCTACAGCACAGAATCAG GATACTCAGGCCGTACACAGCAATCTGTCTTCCAGTGCTGACAGTCTGGCTTCTACAGGAAGACAG GTGATAAAGGATGACCCTCTAACCGACTGTGTGGATCACCATGCCACAGAAAAGCTACCAGAAAGCAAACCG CAGCAGAATCCTGGAATGTTTATGGGAATGGTGCAAAAAGTCAACCCTTTCAAATCTACAACACCGATTCAG GACACCCAGTCTATACACAGTGATCTTTCCTCCAGTTCTGGCAGTCTGGCTGAGAGTAACAGTTCTGCAGGCAAACAG AACCCTGGGATGTTCAAGGGAATGATGCAGAAAGTCAACCCATTCAAATCTACAGCACTGACCCAG GAGACTCAGCCGTCATACAGCGATTCATCCTCCAGTTCTGACAGTCTGAGTGACACCAGCGTCTTCAGTCCTGCGGAGAATCAG ACCGTGTGGTACACAGACAACGAAGCAACTTCTTCAGTGAAAAGTGGACCTCCACCACCAGAAGAAAATAAGAAAAGGACTGGG ACATTCCAAATCCGAAGGATTCTCCCTGGTGCCCTGTTTGGCAATGAAGCTAAA AATACTGATGCTCAGCCCACAGCCCAGGCGGGCCAAGTGGATGTCCAGACACTGGAGATGGCTGCAGTGCCAGTACCTGGTGAAGGAAACCCACCGGACAGTGAGGATGTATGTATCACATGTACTATGTTGCATTATGATACTTCCGAACTCACCATGACATTTCTTATATTGCattataacactatgacactgGAGATGGCTGCAGTGCCAGTACCTGGTGAAGGAAACCCACCGGACAGTGAggat AGGGAGGAAGGTCTTATGGATTGGTGGCAAACAgtagagg GTTGGGAAACGTGGAAGGAGTCCAACACCTTTGACGCGGATGAAGGCGAGAT ggcagtgGAGGCGGTGGCGGACCGTGTCTTCATGGCGGCCCGTCTCTTCGTGCGTCTCTTCAACCAGCGCGGGGCCTCCTTACAGCAACGCATCCTGGAGCTCCTATCATTGGCCGACGCCGCCGACAGCTTCCACAAGAAGACTGTGAAGGCCAGCGTGGGGGGCGGAGTCGCCAGCGTTGCTGGGAGCATCACCACTATCACCGGCCTCATCTTGGCGCCGTTCACCATGGGAACGTCGCTCATCGTCACGGCGGTGGGCATCGGCGTTGCGACGGCGGGCGGGGTAGCGTCAGCCTCTGCAAATATTACCGATACGGTGCACTCCAAGACAGACAGGAAGAAGGTGGAGAAGATGATTCAGGATTACCAGGAGGAGATGAAGGTTATCAAGGAGTGTCTGGACTTTTTGCAG GTCGGTATGGAGACCCTGGAGGAGTGGGACTTTGATCAGTACGTGGACAGCATCTCTAAGAAATATCTCAACCAGAATGTCAAACACGTGATGAAGGAGGGTGGCCGGGCCGGCAAGGCATTACTAATCAACACAGAAAGTCTGATCAACACCGTGCAGGTTCTCAACGTGGCAGGCGGAGCGGCCAAGGCAGCCCAG gtgatGAGTGTCACCACAGGAGTAATGTCGGGTCTCTTCCTGGCCCTGGATGTGTTCTTCCTGGCAAAAGACTCCATCGAGCTCAACAAAGGAGCCAAGACTGAGTTCGCTGGGAAGATCAGGGAAGTGTGTAAGGATCTTCAGAATGGACTGTTGGAGCTCAACCGCATCAAAGAGCAACTGCAGAAAACTATGGATGGGATCGaggtggtggaggaagaggaggaggaggaggaggaggtgtacgAGTCTGATCCAGAGAAACTGGCCCAGTTGGAAGAATga
- the LOC115133367 gene encoding uncharacterized protein LOC115133367 isoform X1, which produces MNSPRRDNKSSPVVPPRPSSEEMSNPTAHRLNKENDTSSNSQRTGMMGVMQKINPFKTTTQASSTASTATDPVSEKTVDGNVPEVKQNLGMFKGVTQKVNPFRSSTQARKEDPPKETVDQEKLPEGKQVFQNPGMFTGMMQKVNPFKSTAQTQSIHSDLSSSAGSLAENTTTERQVRQEDPSTDTVGHQVTAKLPEAKQNPGMFTGMMQKVNPFKSTAQNQDTQAVHSNLSSSADSLASTGRQVIKDDPLTDCVDHHATEKLPESKPQQNPGMFMGMVQKVNPFKSTTPIQDTQSIHSDLSSSSGSLAESNSSAGKQNPGMFKGMMQKVNPFKSTALTQETQPSYSDSSSSSDSLSDTSVFSPAENQTVWYTDNEATSSVKSGPPPPEENKKRTGTFQIRRILPGALFGNEAKNTDAQPTAQAGQVDVQTLEMAAVPVPGEGNPPDSEDVCITCTMLHYDTSELTMTFLILHYNTMTLEMAAVPVPGEGNPPDSEDREEGLMDWWQTVEGWETWKESNTFDADEGEMAVEAVADRVFMAARLFVRLFNQRGASLQQRILELLSLADAADSFHKKTVKASVGGGVASVAGSITTITGLILAPFTMGTSLIVTAVGIGVATAGGVASASANITDTVHSKTDRKKVEKMIQDYQEEMKVIKECLDFLQVGMETLEEWDFDQYVDSISKKYLNQNVKHVMKEGGRAGKALLINTESLINTVQVLNVAGGAAKAAQVMSVTTGVMSGLFLALDVFFLAKDSIELNKGAKTEFAGKIREVCKDLQNGLLELNRIKEQLQKTMDGIEVVEEEEEEEEEVYESDPEKLAQLEE; this is translated from the exons ATGAATAGTCCGCGAAGGGACAACAAGTCTTCTCCAGTGGTTCCTCCCAGACCCAGCAGCGAG GAGATGAGCAACCCAACCGCACACCGCTTGAACAAAGAGAATGATACGAGCAGTAACTCAcag AGGACTGGGATGATGGGAGTCATGCAGAAAATCAACCCGTTCAAAACTACGACACAG GCCTCCTCTACAGCCAGTACAGCTACAGATCCAGTGTCAGAGAAGACTGTGGATGGAAATGTCCCTGAAGTGAAACAG AACCTGGGTATGTTTAAAGGAGTGACACAGAAAGTCAACCCATTCAGGTCCTCTACACAG gcgAGAAAAGAGGACCCTCCAAAAGAAACTGTGGATCAGGAAAAGCTACCAGAAGGCAAACAG GTCTTCCAGAACCCTGGAATGTTCACGGGAATGATGCAAAAAGTCAACCCTTTCAAatccacagcacagacacag TCGATACACAGTGATCTGTCCTCCAGTGCTGGCAGTCTGGCCGAGAACACCACAACAGAAAGACAA GTGAGGCAGGAGGATCCTTCGACAGACACTGTAGGTCACCAAGTGACAGCGAAGCTACCTGAAGCCAAGCAG AACCCTGGAATGTTCACGGGAATGATGCAGAAAGTCAACCCATTCAAGTCTACAGCACAGAATCAG GATACTCAGGCCGTACACAGCAATCTGTCTTCCAGTGCTGACAGTCTGGCTTCTACAGGAAGACAG GTGATAAAGGATGACCCTCTAACCGACTGTGTGGATCACCATGCCACAGAAAAGCTACCAGAAAGCAAACCG CAGCAGAATCCTGGAATGTTTATGGGAATGGTGCAAAAAGTCAACCCTTTCAAATCTACAACACCGATTCAG GACACCCAGTCTATACACAGTGATCTTTCCTCCAGTTCTGGCAGTCTGGCTGAGAGTAACAGTTCTGCAGGCAAACAG AACCCTGGGATGTTCAAGGGAATGATGCAGAAAGTCAACCCATTCAAATCTACAGCACTGACCCAG GAGACTCAGCCGTCATACAGCGATTCATCCTCCAGTTCTGACAGTCTGAGTGACACCAGCGTCTTCAGTCCTGCGGAGAATCAG ACCGTGTGGTACACAGACAACGAAGCAACTTCTTCAGTGAAAAGTGGACCTCCACCACCAGAAGAAAATAAGAAAAGGACTGGG ACATTCCAAATCCGAAGGATTCTCCCTGGTGCCCTGTTTGGCAATGAAGCTAAA AATACTGATGCTCAGCCCACAGCCCAGGCGGGCCAAGTGGATGTCCAGACACTGGAGATGGCTGCAGTGCCAGTACCTGGTGAAGGAAACCCACCGGACAGTGAGGATGTATGTATCACATGTACTATGTTGCATTATGATACTTCCGAACTCACCATGACATTTCTTATATTGCattataacactatgacactgGAGATGGCTGCAGTGCCAGTACCTGGTGAAGGAAACCCACCGGACAGTGAggat AGGGAGGAAGGTCTTATGGATTGGTGGCAAACAgtagagg GTTGGGAAACGTGGAAGGAGTCCAACACCTTTGACGCGGATGAAGGCGAGAT ggcagtgGAGGCGGTGGCGGACCGTGTCTTCATGGCGGCCCGTCTCTTCGTGCGTCTCTTCAACCAGCGCGGGGCCTCCTTACAGCAACGCATCCTGGAGCTCCTATCATTGGCCGACGCCGCCGACAGCTTCCACAAGAAGACTGTGAAGGCCAGCGTGGGGGGCGGAGTCGCCAGCGTTGCTGGGAGCATCACCACTATCACCGGCCTCATCTTGGCGCCGTTCACCATGGGAACGTCGCTCATCGTCACGGCGGTGGGCATCGGCGTTGCGACGGCGGGCGGGGTAGCGTCAGCCTCTGCAAATATTACCGATACGGTGCACTCCAAGACAGACAGGAAGAAGGTGGAGAAGATGATTCAGGATTACCAGGAGGAGATGAAGGTTATCAAGGAGTGTCTGGACTTTTTGCAG GTCGGTATGGAGACCCTGGAGGAGTGGGACTTTGATCAGTACGTGGACAGCATCTCTAAGAAATATCTCAACCAGAATGTCAAACACGTGATGAAGGAGGGTGGCCGGGCCGGCAAGGCATTACTAATCAACACAGAAAGTCTGATCAACACCGTGCAGGTTCTCAACGTGGCAGGCGGAGCGGCCAAGGCAGCCCAG gtgatGAGTGTCACCACAGGAGTAATGTCGGGTCTCTTCCTGGCCCTGGATGTGTTCTTCCTGGCAAAAGACTCCATCGAGCTCAACAAAGGAGCCAAGACTGAGTTCGCTGGGAAGATCAGGGAAGTGTGTAAGGATCTTCAGAATGGACTGTTGGAGCTCAACCGCATCAAAGAGCAACTGCAGAAAACTATGGATGGGATCGaggtggtggaggaagaggaggaggaggaggaggaggtgtacgAGTCTGATCCAGAGAAACTGGCCCAGTTGGAAGAATga
- the LOC115133367 gene encoding uncharacterized protein LOC115133367 isoform X3, producing MSNPTAHRLNKENDTSSNSQRTGMMGVMQKINPFKTTTQASSTASTATDPVSEKTVDGNVPEVKQNLGMFKGVTQKVNPFRSSTQARKEDPPKETVDQEKLPEGKQVFQNPGMFTGMMQKVNPFKSTAQTQSIHSDLSSSAGSLAENTTTERQVRQEDPSTDTVGHQVTAKLPEAKQNPGMFTGMMQKVNPFKSTAQNQDTQAVHSNLSSSADSLASTGRQVIKDDPLTDCVDHHATEKLPESKPQQNPGMFMGMVQKVNPFKSTTPIQDTQSIHSDLSSSSGSLAESNSSAGKQNPGMFKGMMQKVNPFKSTALTQETQPSYSDSSSSSDSLSDTSVFSPAENQTVWYTDNEATSSVKSGPPPPEENKKRTGTFQIRRILPGALFGNEAKNTDAQPTAQAGQVDVQTLEMAAVPVPGEGNPPDSEDVCITCTMLHYDTSELTMTFLILHYNTMTLEMAAVPVPGEGNPPDSEDREEGLMDWWQTVEGWETWKESNTFDADEGEMAVEAVADRVFMAARLFVRLFNQRGASLQQRILELLSLADAADSFHKKTVKASVGGGVASVAGSITTITGLILAPFTMGTSLIVTAVGIGVATAGGVASASANITDTVHSKTDRKKVEKMIQDYQEEMKVIKECLDFLQVGMETLEEWDFDQYVDSISKKYLNQNVKHVMKEGGRAGKALLINTESLINTVQVLNVAGGAAKAAQVMSVTTGVMSGLFLALDVFFLAKDSIELNKGAKTEFAGKIREVCKDLQNGLLELNRIKEQLQKTMDGIEVVEEEEEEEEEVYESDPEKLAQLEE from the exons ATGAGCAACCCAACCGCACACCGCTTGAACAAAGAGAATGATACGAGCAGTAACTCAcag AGGACTGGGATGATGGGAGTCATGCAGAAAATCAACCCGTTCAAAACTACGACACAG GCCTCCTCTACAGCCAGTACAGCTACAGATCCAGTGTCAGAGAAGACTGTGGATGGAAATGTCCCTGAAGTGAAACAG AACCTGGGTATGTTTAAAGGAGTGACACAGAAAGTCAACCCATTCAGGTCCTCTACACAG gcgAGAAAAGAGGACCCTCCAAAAGAAACTGTGGATCAGGAAAAGCTACCAGAAGGCAAACAG GTCTTCCAGAACCCTGGAATGTTCACGGGAATGATGCAAAAAGTCAACCCTTTCAAatccacagcacagacacag TCGATACACAGTGATCTGTCCTCCAGTGCTGGCAGTCTGGCCGAGAACACCACAACAGAAAGACAA GTGAGGCAGGAGGATCCTTCGACAGACACTGTAGGTCACCAAGTGACAGCGAAGCTACCTGAAGCCAAGCAG AACCCTGGAATGTTCACGGGAATGATGCAGAAAGTCAACCCATTCAAGTCTACAGCACAGAATCAG GATACTCAGGCCGTACACAGCAATCTGTCTTCCAGTGCTGACAGTCTGGCTTCTACAGGAAGACAG GTGATAAAGGATGACCCTCTAACCGACTGTGTGGATCACCATGCCACAGAAAAGCTACCAGAAAGCAAACCG CAGCAGAATCCTGGAATGTTTATGGGAATGGTGCAAAAAGTCAACCCTTTCAAATCTACAACACCGATTCAG GACACCCAGTCTATACACAGTGATCTTTCCTCCAGTTCTGGCAGTCTGGCTGAGAGTAACAGTTCTGCAGGCAAACAG AACCCTGGGATGTTCAAGGGAATGATGCAGAAAGTCAACCCATTCAAATCTACAGCACTGACCCAG GAGACTCAGCCGTCATACAGCGATTCATCCTCCAGTTCTGACAGTCTGAGTGACACCAGCGTCTTCAGTCCTGCGGAGAATCAG ACCGTGTGGTACACAGACAACGAAGCAACTTCTTCAGTGAAAAGTGGACCTCCACCACCAGAAGAAAATAAGAAAAGGACTGGG ACATTCCAAATCCGAAGGATTCTCCCTGGTGCCCTGTTTGGCAATGAAGCTAAA AATACTGATGCTCAGCCCACAGCCCAGGCGGGCCAAGTGGATGTCCAGACACTGGAGATGGCTGCAGTGCCAGTACCTGGTGAAGGAAACCCACCGGACAGTGAGGATGTATGTATCACATGTACTATGTTGCATTATGATACTTCCGAACTCACCATGACATTTCTTATATTGCattataacactatgacactgGAGATGGCTGCAGTGCCAGTACCTGGTGAAGGAAACCCACCGGACAGTGAggat AGGGAGGAAGGTCTTATGGATTGGTGGCAAACAgtagagg GTTGGGAAACGTGGAAGGAGTCCAACACCTTTGACGCGGATGAAGGCGAGAT ggcagtgGAGGCGGTGGCGGACCGTGTCTTCATGGCGGCCCGTCTCTTCGTGCGTCTCTTCAACCAGCGCGGGGCCTCCTTACAGCAACGCATCCTGGAGCTCCTATCATTGGCCGACGCCGCCGACAGCTTCCACAAGAAGACTGTGAAGGCCAGCGTGGGGGGCGGAGTCGCCAGCGTTGCTGGGAGCATCACCACTATCACCGGCCTCATCTTGGCGCCGTTCACCATGGGAACGTCGCTCATCGTCACGGCGGTGGGCATCGGCGTTGCGACGGCGGGCGGGGTAGCGTCAGCCTCTGCAAATATTACCGATACGGTGCACTCCAAGACAGACAGGAAGAAGGTGGAGAAGATGATTCAGGATTACCAGGAGGAGATGAAGGTTATCAAGGAGTGTCTGGACTTTTTGCAG GTCGGTATGGAGACCCTGGAGGAGTGGGACTTTGATCAGTACGTGGACAGCATCTCTAAGAAATATCTCAACCAGAATGTCAAACACGTGATGAAGGAGGGTGGCCGGGCCGGCAAGGCATTACTAATCAACACAGAAAGTCTGATCAACACCGTGCAGGTTCTCAACGTGGCAGGCGGAGCGGCCAAGGCAGCCCAG gtgatGAGTGTCACCACAGGAGTAATGTCGGGTCTCTTCCTGGCCCTGGATGTGTTCTTCCTGGCAAAAGACTCCATCGAGCTCAACAAAGGAGCCAAGACTGAGTTCGCTGGGAAGATCAGGGAAGTGTGTAAGGATCTTCAGAATGGACTGTTGGAGCTCAACCGCATCAAAGAGCAACTGCAGAAAACTATGGATGGGATCGaggtggtggaggaagaggaggaggaggaggaggaggtgtacgAGTCTGATCCAGAGAAACTGGCCCAGTTGGAAGAATga